One Lutra lutra chromosome 7, mLutLut1.2, whole genome shotgun sequence DNA window includes the following coding sequences:
- the LOC125103981 gene encoding ferritin heavy chain-like has translation MTTASPSQVRQNYHQDSEAAINRQINLELYASYIYLSMSYYFDRDDVALKNFAKYFLHQSHEEREHAEKLMKLQNQRGGRIFLQDIKKPHRDDWENGLNAMECALHLEKSVNQSLLELHKLATDKNDPHLCDFIETHYLNEQVKSVKELGDHVTNLRKMGAPESGMAEYLFDKHTLGNSDNES, from the coding sequence ATGACGACCGCGTCCCCTTCGCAGGTGCGCCAGAACTACCACCAGGACTCGGAGGCCGCCATCAACCGCCAGATCAACCTGGAGCTCTACGCCTCTTACATCTACCTGTCCATGTCTTACTACTTTGACCGCGATGATGTGGCTTTGAAGAACTTCGCCAAATACTTTCTCCACCAATCTCATGAGGAGAGGGAACATGCTGAGAAATTGATGAAGCTGCAGAACCAACGAGGTGGCCGAATCTTCCTTCAGGATATCAAGAAACCACACCGTGATGATTGGGAGAATGGGCTGAATGCAATGGAGTGTGCATTACACTTGGAAAAGAGTGTGAATCAGTCACTACTGGAACTGCACAAACTGGCCACTGATAAAAATGACCCCCATTTGTGTGACTTCATTGAGACTCATTACCTGAATGAGCAGGTGAAATCCGTCAAAGAATTGGGTGACCACGTAACCAACCTGCGCAAGATGGGGGCCCCCGAATCTGGCATGGCAGAGTATCTCTTTGACAAGCACACCTTGGGAAACAGTGATAATGAGAGCTAA